AAGCGCAGCTTCATAGTCGCCGACTGTCCTGGGCACGAGCAGTACACCCGTAACATGGTCACGGGCGCTTCTACGGCGGACCTGGCCGTTATCCTGCTCGACGCGACCCGCGGCGTCCTCACCCAGACACGGCGCCACGCCTTCCTGTGTCACCTTCTCGGCATTCGCCAATTCGTCCTGGCGGTGACCAAGATGGACCTCGTCCAATATGACGAGGGCATCTATCGCGGGCACGTCGCCGAGTTCATGGCGTTGGCTGGGACGCTCGGGCTTGGCCGGATCACCGCCGTCCCGGTTTCGGGAGTCAACGGCGACAATGTTGCATTCCGCTCGGCTTCGATCCCCTGGTACGACGGGCCGACACTGGCGGACGCGCTCGATTCCGCCGACTCCGGCTCGGGCGATGTTGGAGCCGCGTTCCGGATGCCGGTTCAAGGTGCGATCCGCCCTGACAGCAGTTTCCGCGGGGTGACCGGGCTCGTGGCGACCGGCGCAATCGCTCGCGGCGATGCGGTTCGAATCCTGCCGTCCGGCAAGCAAACATCGATCGGCCGCATCCTGCTTGGCGCAAACGATATTGAAAGCGCCGTTGGCGGCCAGTCCGTGACTTTAACCTTCGCGGACCAGGTCGACTGCTCGCGCGGCGATGTCGTCGCGATGGCGTCAGAACCTCCTGCCGTTGCCGACCAGTTCGAGGCTACGATCGTGTGGATGAACGAGGAAGCATTGCTTCCCGGGCGCGCATACTGGCTCAAGCTCGCCACCCAGTCCGTTTCGGCGACCGTTCAGCCCCCAAAGTATCGGATCGACGTCAACAGTTTCGAGCAGCTCGCCGCGAAATCCTTCGAGTTGAACGAGATCGGCGTCGCCGAGGTCTATACGGATCGACCGATCGTATTCGAACCCTATGCCGAGAACCGCACGCTCGGCGGCTTCATTCTCGTCGACAAGCTGACCAATGCCACGGTTGCGGCGGGCATGATCCACTTTGCCCTCCGCCGCGCCCAAAACGTGCACTGGCAATCACTGGATGTCAGTCGGGAAGCGCATTCGCGAATCAAAGGCCAGTCGCCCAAAGTCCTTTGGTTCACCGGACTCTCGGGCGCGGGCAAGTCGACCATTGCCAATCTCGTGGAGAAGAAGCTCCACGCCATGGGGCGGCACACTTTCCTTCTTGACGGCGACAACCTGCGGCACGGGCTCAACAAGGATCTGGGCTTCACCGACGCGGATCGCATCGAGAACATTCGAAGGGTCGGGGAGGTCGCGAAGCTCATGGCCGACGCCGGGCTGATCGTCCTTACCGCCTTCATCTCCCGTTCCGCGCTGAGCGGCAAATGGTTCGCGCTATGTTACCGGAAGGGGAGTTCGTCGAAATCTTCATTGACACGCCGCTCGCCGATGCAGAGCGCCGCGATTCCAAGGGTCTTTACGCGAAGGCCCGCGCCGGTGAGCTCGTGAATTTCACGGGCATCGACAGCCCCTACGAGCCGCCCGAGAAGCCGGAAATCTACATCGACACCACCGCGGCGAGCGCGGAAGCGGCGGCCCACGCGATCGTCGATTACATCGAGCGGCGCTGACTTAAGAAGAGGGCCGGCGGTAGCTATGCCGCCAGCCCCGTTTGACCTTCGCGGCGCCCGTCAGGCCATCTTAAAGCCTTCCTTGTTGACCAGGCTGGTGATGTGGTCGTTTTGTTCCTGAGTCAGTCCTTCCTTGAGCCGGGGAAAGACCTCCTGTTCCTCCATCTTCGCGTGGCGATCGACCATGTCACGGAATTCACGGACTTTCGGAAGGAATTCCGGCGAACTCTTTTTCATCTCGTTGAGCTCGAACAGGAAGGTTTTCACATAGCCGTGTTCGCCTTCCAACACGTCCGCATCGTGGGCGTTGTTGGCAGCGCGCAGCGCCGGATAGACGACATGCTCTTCTTCGTGTGCATGCTTGTCGAGGGCATGGGTGAGTTTCTTGATAAACATTGCCCGCTTCGTGGTCTGAGAATCTCTGGTTTCAAGAATTTTGTCGAAGATGATCAGGGTCTGCTGATGCTCGGTAGCGAGG
The window above is part of the Sphingomonas sp. HDW15A genome. Proteins encoded here:
- a CDS encoding hemerythrin domain-containing protein — encoded protein: MSASAGDWDQVLATEHQQTLIIFDKILETRDSQTTKRAMFIKKLTHALDKHAHEEEHVVYPALRAANNAHDADVLEGEHGYVKTFLFELNEMKKSSPEFLPKVREFRDMVDRHAKMEEQEVFPRLKEGLTQEQNDHITSLVNKEGFKMA